AGACCATTCCCGCGATCGAAGCTGCATTTTGCAAAGCAGAGCGAGTTACTTTAGCAGGATCGACAATACCAGCCTCAAACATATCGACATACTCGTTAGTAGCAGCATTAAAGCCAATATTTATGTCTTTTTCTTTGACTCTTTCGGCTACAACCGCACCATTCATACCTGCATTTTCAGCAATTCTTCTTAAAGGTGCAGTCAAGGCACGAGCGACGATGGTTGCGCCAGTTAGAGCTTCGTTTTTGAGGTTGGCATTTGCCCACTCTTCTAAACCAGGTGTTAGATGAGCTAGAGTAGTACCGCCACCAGGAACGATGCCTTCTTCAACCGCAGCTTTAGTAGCGTTGATCGCGTCTTCCAAACGAAGTTTGCGGTCTTTCATTTCGGTTTCAGTAGCCGCACCGACTTTGATTACGGCAACGCCACCGCTTAGTTTAGCCAAACGCTCTTGCAATTTTTCCTGATCGTAAGAAGATTCGGTTTCTTCAATTTGACGGCGAATTTGCTGACAGCGAGCTTTAACAGCCTGTTCGTTACCTTCAGCAACGATTGTGGTGTTGTCTTTGGTCATGGTGATGCGTCGCGCCGTACCGAGCATATCGACTTTGGTAGATTCTAGCTTTAAGCCCGCATCTTCAGAGATAACCTGACCGCCAGTTAATACGGCAATGTCTTCTAGCATTTGTTTGCGGCGATCGCCAAAACCAGGAGCTTTAACCGCAGTAACGTTGAGTACACCGCGTAGACGGTTGACTACTAGAGTAGCCAGAGCTTCTTTTTCAATATCTTCGGCAATAATTACCAGAGGTTTGCCCTGACGCGCTACCTGTTCGAGAACGGGAACCAGGTCTTGTACGAGGGTAATCTTTTTATCGGTAATTAAGATAAAAG
This window of the Myxosarcina sp. GI1 genome carries:
- the groL gene encoding chaperonin GroEL (60 kDa chaperone family; promotes refolding of misfolded polypeptides especially under stressful conditions; forms two stacked rings of heptamers to form a barrel-shaped 14mer; ends can be capped by GroES; misfolded proteins enter the barrel where they are refolded when GroES binds) — protein: MAKSIIYNDEARRALEKGIDLLAESVAVTLGPKGRNVVLEKKFGAPQIVNDGVTIAKEIELEDHIENTGVSLIRQAASKTNDIAGDGTTTATVLAHAIVKEGLRNVAAGANPIAIKRGIDKAIEYLVGKIKEQAQPVGDSRAVAQVGAISAGNDEEVGDMIAQAMDKVGKEGVISLEEGKSMFTELEITEGMRFDKGYISPYFVTDSERMEAVFDEPFILITDKKITLVQDLVPVLEQVARQGKPLVIIAEDIEKEALATLVVNRLRGVLNVTAVKAPGFGDRRKQMLEDIAVLTGGQVISEDAGLKLESTKVDMLGTARRITMTKDNTTIVAEGNEQAVKARCQQIRRQIEETESSYDQEKLQERLAKLSGGVAVIKVGAATETEMKDRKLRLEDAINATKAAVEEGIVPGGGTTLAHLTPGLEEWANANLKNEALTGATIVARALTAPLRRIAENAGMNGAVVAERVKEKDINIGFNAATNEYVDMFEAGIVDPAKVTRSALQNAASIAGMVLTTECIVVDKPEKDKPAAPAGGDFDY